The Thiothrix subterranea genome has a segment encoding these proteins:
- the cobC gene encoding alpha-ribazole phosphatase family protein — MANNFTHIGLLQHGAVEAGDVFCGELDTPLTKASWKQLKQAFGRASPDWDAVVTSPRMQCAAFAEWFAQKQDLPLVRDERLREIHFGEWEGRNPQDVMTTHPEALAQWWLNPAQVSPPSGESFGDFRARVLDAWTEMGRAYRGERVLVVTHALVIRVIIAHVLQMSDERLLALNIEYGALTRLRVLRDRSGEWASLLVHGCG, encoded by the coding sequence GTGGCCAATAATTTTACTCATATTGGCCTGTTGCAACACGGTGCGGTGGAAGCGGGAGACGTGTTCTGCGGTGAACTCGATACCCCGCTCACCAAAGCCAGTTGGAAGCAGCTCAAACAAGCTTTCGGTCGTGCCAGCCCAGACTGGGATGCCGTGGTGACTTCGCCTCGGATGCAATGCGCTGCTTTCGCCGAATGGTTTGCACAAAAACAGGATTTGCCGCTGGTGCGCGATGAGCGTTTGCGGGAAATTCATTTCGGGGAATGGGAAGGGCGTAATCCGCAAGACGTGATGACGACGCATCCCGAAGCGTTGGCGCAATGGTGGCTGAATCCCGCGCAAGTATCGCCACCGAGCGGCGAAAGCTTTGGCGATTTTCGCGCCCGTGTGTTGGATGCATGGACAGAAATGGGACGTGCCTATCGAGGCGAACGGGTGCTGGTGGTGACTCATGCCTTGGTGATTCGGGTGATTATTGCGCACGTATTGCAAATGTCGGATGAGCGCTTGCTGGCCTTGAACATTGAGTACGGCGCGTTGACCCGCTTGCGGGTATTGCGTGACCGTAGCGGTGAATGGGCCAGTTTGTTGGTACACGGTTGCGGATAA
- a CDS encoding polysaccharide biosynthesis tyrosine autokinase: MNAHEKGFIHVSTFDTGGTSLREEFRKLRIVVKRREKTLLSMYLTVFLAALFTTEALSPDLFKNFILSFILGLCAGMIAAFVREGTDAIIKNPDMLARVLPIPLLGVAPAIPKKAGNYAFQSAERPDSNVAEAFRSLRNNLLVVTQQQRPKVINVTSTDASEGKSSTSINLATAFAKAGTRVLLIDADLRRPTLHKHFKLDNTKGLGNYLAGLDDFKTLIRPTKITNLQLLSSGPITPHPVELLSSERLTQLIATTEQQDAPFDLIIIDSPPVMGMADALLIGNRVHATLLVVACNETRRRPLHAAFERLKQARTNMVGVVLTKVR; encoded by the coding sequence ATGAATGCACACGAAAAAGGGTTCATACACGTATCAACCTTCGACACCGGCGGTACATCGCTGCGGGAAGAATTCCGTAAATTGCGTATTGTGGTTAAGCGCCGCGAAAAAACGTTGCTGAGTATGTATTTAACGGTTTTTTTAGCCGCGTTGTTTACCACAGAGGCGTTAAGCCCTGACCTTTTTAAAAACTTTATCTTAAGTTTTATTTTAGGCTTGTGTGCCGGGATGATTGCCGCATTTGTCCGCGAAGGTACGGACGCGATTATCAAAAATCCAGACATGCTGGCGCGCGTATTGCCGATTCCACTGTTGGGCGTTGCGCCTGCCATCCCCAAAAAAGCGGGCAATTATGCGTTTCAGAGTGCCGAGCGCCCCGATTCCAACGTGGCGGAAGCGTTTCGTTCCCTGCGCAATAATCTATTAGTCGTCACCCAGCAACAGCGCCCAAAAGTCATCAATGTGACCAGCACCGATGCGAGTGAAGGCAAAAGCAGCACCAGCATTAACCTCGCCACTGCCTTTGCAAAAGCGGGGACACGGGTATTGTTAATTGATGCGGATTTACGCCGCCCAACGCTGCACAAGCATTTTAAATTAGACAACACCAAGGGGCTGGGTAATTACTTGGCAGGGTTAGATGATTTCAAAACGCTCATCCGCCCCACCAAGATTACTAATTTGCAACTGTTGTCATCTGGCCCGATTACCCCGCATCCAGTGGAATTATTGTCCAGCGAACGTTTGACGCAATTGATTGCCACCACTGAACAACAAGATGCGCCGTTTGACCTGATCATTATTGACTCACCACCCGTGATGGGCATGGCGGATGCGTTGCTTATCGGCAATCGCGTCCATGCCACTTTATTGGTAGTTGCGTGTAATGAAACCCGCCGTCGCCCGCTTCATGCCGCGTTTGAGCGTTTGAAACAGGCGCGTACCAATATGGTCGGTGTAGTGTTGACCAAGGTGCGTTAA
- the carB gene encoding carbamoyl-phosphate synthase large subunit → MPKRTDIKSILIIGAGPIIIGQACEFDYSGAQACKALREEGYRVILVNSNPATIMTDPNMADAIYIEPIRWETVAKIIEKERPDALLPTMGGQTALNCALDLSRQGVLEKFGVDMIGANEVSIDMAEDRQKFKVAMDEIGLESARSGVAHTMDEARAVQATLGFPVVIRPSFTMGGSGGGIAYNKQEFETIVARGLDMSPTTEVLLEESLLGWKEYEMEVVRDRNDNCIIICSIENLDPMGIHTGDSITVAPAQTLTDKEYQLLRNASIAVLRKIGVDTGGSNVQFSVNPKDGRIIVIEMNPRVSRSSALASKATGFPIAKVAAKLAVGYTLDELRNEITGGATPASFEPSIDYVVTKIPRFTFEKFPQADSRLTTQMKSVGEVMAMGRTFQESFQKALRGLETGIDGLNERIDPQDPDAKDTLRRQLTEASSERILYVADAFRLGMSIEELFAQTSIDPWFLVQIKELVDLENGLKDRLLNSLSSDEMRALKRKGFSDRRLAKLLHETEKTVRAARHKLNVRPVYKRVDTCAAEFATNTAYMYSTYEEECESNPTDRKKIMVLGGGPNRIGQGIEFDYCCVHAALALRDDGFETIMVNCNPETVSTDYDTSDRLYFEPLTLEDVMEIVDLEKPYGVIVQYGGQTPLKLARDLEALGAPIIGTSPDSIDLAEDRERFQQLIHKLGLKQPPNRTARSIDEAVRLADEIGYPLVVRPSYVLGGRAMEIVYHENELRRYMTTAVSVSNDSPVLLDRYLDDAIEVDVDAICDGENVLIGGIMQHIEQAGIHSGDSACSLPPYSLRADIQDQLREQMAQMGKALNVIGLMNAQFAIKGDDVYVLEVNPRASRTVPFVSKAIGRPLAKVAARCMAGQSLASQNALNEIIPSYYAVKEAVFPFIKFPGVDPILSPEMKSTGEVMGVGRTFAEAFGKAQYAAGEVYPTSGVAFISVREADRRHLKEVGDMLIGQGFKIVATRGTARELQNVGVTCEIVNKMREGRPNIVDMIKNEEIDLIVNTTEGEQSTRDSFEIRREALQHKITYTTTIEGARALCKAMAYTDSEQVYCLQDLHQEITEQGV, encoded by the coding sequence ATGCCTAAACGCACTGACATTAAAAGCATTCTGATTATTGGTGCAGGCCCGATCATTATCGGTCAGGCGTGCGAATTCGACTATTCCGGTGCGCAAGCGTGTAAGGCGCTGCGTGAGGAAGGCTACCGCGTCATTTTGGTCAATTCCAACCCCGCGACCATTATGACCGACCCCAACATGGCGGATGCGATTTACATCGAGCCAATCCGTTGGGAAACCGTCGCCAAAATCATTGAAAAAGAACGCCCTGACGCGCTACTGCCCACAATGGGTGGGCAAACTGCGCTCAACTGTGCGCTCGACCTTTCCCGCCAGGGCGTGCTGGAAAAGTTCGGCGTGGACATGATTGGTGCGAACGAAGTCTCCATCGACATGGCAGAAGACCGCCAGAAATTCAAAGTAGCGATGGATGAAATCGGTCTGGAATCCGCCCGTTCCGGCGTAGCCCATACGATGGACGAAGCCCGTGCGGTGCAAGCCACCCTTGGCTTCCCCGTGGTTATTCGCCCCTCGTTCACGATGGGCGGCAGCGGCGGCGGTATTGCCTACAACAAGCAGGAATTTGAAACCATCGTGGCGCGTGGGCTGGATATGTCTCCGACCACCGAAGTCCTGCTGGAAGAATCCCTGCTCGGCTGGAAAGAGTATGAAATGGAAGTCGTGCGTGACCGTAACGACAACTGCATCATTATCTGTTCCATCGAAAACCTTGACCCGATGGGCATCCACACCGGCGACTCGATCACGGTAGCGCCAGCGCAAACCTTGACCGACAAGGAATACCAATTGCTGCGGAACGCCTCCATCGCGGTCTTACGCAAAATCGGTGTGGATACCGGCGGTTCTAACGTGCAGTTTTCGGTCAATCCGAAAGATGGGCGCATTATCGTTATCGAAATGAACCCACGGGTGTCACGTTCTTCCGCACTCGCCTCCAAAGCCACCGGCTTCCCGATTGCGAAAGTGGCGGCGAAACTGGCGGTCGGCTACACCTTGGATGAATTGCGCAACGAGATTACCGGTGGGGCAACGCCTGCGTCGTTCGAGCCATCCATCGACTACGTTGTCACCAAAATCCCGCGTTTCACCTTCGAGAAATTCCCGCAAGCTGACTCGCGTTTGACCACGCAAATGAAGTCCGTGGGCGAAGTCATGGCAATGGGGCGCACTTTCCAAGAGTCGTTCCAGAAAGCCCTGCGCGGTTTGGAAACCGGTATTGATGGCTTGAACGAGCGCATTGATCCGCAAGACCCTGATGCGAAAGATACGCTGCGCCGCCAACTGACCGAAGCCAGTTCCGAACGTATTTTGTACGTCGCAGATGCCTTCCGTTTGGGCATGAGCATTGAAGAGCTGTTCGCGCAAACCAGCATCGACCCGTGGTTCTTGGTGCAAATCAAAGAACTGGTTGACCTTGAAAATGGTTTGAAAGACCGCTTGCTCAATAGCCTGTCTAGCGACGAAATGCGGGCATTGAAACGCAAAGGCTTCTCTGACCGCCGTTTGGCTAAGCTGTTGCACGAAACCGAGAAAACGGTACGGGCGGCACGTCACAAGCTCAATGTGCGCCCAGTGTATAAGCGCGTCGATACCTGCGCGGCGGAATTTGCAACCAATACCGCGTACATGTATTCCACCTACGAAGAAGAGTGCGAATCCAACCCCACCGACCGTAAGAAAATCATGGTGCTGGGTGGCGGCCCCAACCGTATCGGTCAAGGGATCGAATTCGACTACTGCTGCGTCCACGCGGCGTTGGCGTTGCGTGATGATGGCTTTGAAACCATCATGGTCAACTGCAACCCTGAAACTGTTTCCACCGATTACGACACCTCTGACCGTCTGTATTTCGAGCCGCTGACGCTCGAAGACGTGATGGAAATCGTGGATCTGGAAAAACCTTACGGCGTGATCGTGCAATACGGTGGGCAAACCCCGCTGAAATTGGCACGTGATTTGGAAGCATTGGGTGCGCCGATCATTGGTACATCGCCGGATTCCATCGACTTGGCGGAAGACCGCGAGCGTTTCCAACAACTGATTCACAAGCTTGGCTTGAAGCAGCCGCCGAACCGCACTGCCAGAAGCATCGACGAAGCGGTACGCTTGGCAGACGAAATCGGCTATCCGTTAGTCGTGCGTCCGTCTTACGTGCTGGGTGGGCGGGCGATGGAAATCGTTTACCACGAAAACGAATTGCGCCGTTACATGACCACGGCAGTATCCGTGTCCAATGATTCTCCGGTATTGCTCGACCGTTATTTGGACGATGCCATCGAAGTGGACGTTGACGCGATTTGCGACGGTGAGAACGTGCTGATCGGCGGCATTATGCAGCACATCGAACAGGCGGGTATCCACTCCGGTGACTCAGCGTGTTCTTTACCACCGTATTCCTTGCGTGCGGACATCCAAGACCAATTGCGTGAGCAAATGGCACAGATGGGCAAAGCCCTCAACGTTATCGGCTTGATGAACGCGCAATTTGCCATCAAAGGCGACGACGTATACGTGCTGGAAGTAAACCCGCGTGCCTCACGTACCGTGCCTTTCGTGTCCAAAGCGATTGGTCGTCCGCTGGCAAAAGTGGCGGCACGTTGCATGGCTGGTCAAAGTTTAGCGTCGCAGAATGCGTTGAACGAAATCATCCCGTCCTACTACGCGGTGAAAGAAGCGGTATTCCCGTTCATCAAATTCCCCGGCGTTGATCCAATCCTTAGCCCCGAAATGAAATCCACGGGCGAAGTCATGGGCGTGGGCAGGACGTTTGCCGAAGCCTTCGGGAAAGCGCAATACGCAGCGGGCGAAGTTTACCCAACCTCTGGCGTGGCGTTCATCAGTGTGCGCGAAGCAGACCGCCGTCACCTGAAAGAAGTGGGTGATATGCTGATCGGGCAAGGCTTCAAAATCGTTGCCACCCGTGGCACGGCACGCGAATTGCAGAACGTCGGTGTAACCTGCGAAATCGTTAACAAAATGCGCGAAGGCCGCCCCAATATCGTCGATATGATCAAGAACGAGGAAATCGACCTGATCGTGAACACGACCGAAGGCGAACAGTCGACCCGCGACTCGTTTGAGATTCGCCGCGAAGCCTTGCAGCACAAAATTACCTACACCACCACGATTGAAGGTGCGCGGGCATTGTGCAAAGCGATGGCCTACACTGACAGTGAGCAGGTTTATTGCTTACAAGATTTACATCAGGAAATAACAGAACAAGGGGTTTGA
- the carA gene encoding glutamine-hydrolyzing carbamoyl-phosphate synthase small subunit encodes MNKQALLVLEDGSVFHGRSLGCDGQTTGEVVFNTALTGYQEILTDPSYSRQIVTLTYPHIGNVGVNQEDCESTQVHAAGLIVRDVPAVYSSWRAEESLPDYLARNNVVAIADIDTRRLTRILREKGAQRGCIIAGENLSVDVALDAARSFPGLKGMDLAKEVTVKSSYVWTEGSWQLNPATPRPSTATTAEFNIVAYDYGIKTNILRMLVDRGCHVTVVPAQTPAADVLAMKPDGVFLSNGPGDPEPCDYAIAAIREVLEQKVPTFGICLGHQLLGLASGAKTVKMKFGHHGANHPVQDLDSKRVMISSQNHGFAVDETTLPANVRATHRSLFDGTLQGIERTDCPALSFQGHPEASPGPHDVAPVFDRFIEMMRAAHA; translated from the coding sequence TTGAACAAGCAAGCACTGCTGGTGCTGGAAGACGGGAGTGTTTTCCACGGGCGTTCCCTCGGCTGTGATGGCCAAACCACGGGTGAAGTGGTCTTTAATACCGCACTGACAGGCTATCAGGAAATCCTGACTGACCCGTCGTATTCACGCCAAATCGTTACCTTGACTTACCCGCATATTGGTAACGTTGGTGTCAATCAGGAAGATTGCGAATCCACCCAAGTCCACGCGGCTGGGCTGATCGTGCGTGACGTGCCTGCGGTTTACAGTAGCTGGCGTGCGGAAGAATCCCTGCCAGATTATTTAGCCCGCAATAACGTTGTCGCGATTGCCGACATCGACACACGCCGTTTAACGCGCATTTTGCGTGAAAAAGGCGCACAACGCGGCTGCATCATTGCAGGTGAAAACCTCTCCGTGGATGTGGCACTGGATGCGGCACGTTCCTTCCCCGGTTTGAAGGGCATGGATTTGGCGAAAGAAGTCACCGTCAAGTCCAGCTATGTGTGGACAGAAGGCAGTTGGCAGTTAAACCCCGCCACCCCACGCCCCTCTACCGCGACAACGGCTGAATTCAACATCGTCGCTTACGATTACGGCATCAAAACCAATATCCTGCGCATGTTGGTGGATCGTGGTTGCCACGTTACTGTCGTGCCTGCGCAAACCCCAGCGGCAGATGTACTGGCGATGAAACCAGACGGCGTATTCCTCTCCAATGGCCCCGGCGACCCAGAACCGTGCGATTACGCGATTGCCGCTATCCGCGAAGTGCTGGAACAAAAAGTCCCCACGTTCGGTATTTGCCTCGGTCATCAATTGCTCGGTCTTGCTAGTGGCGCGAAAACCGTCAAGATGAAGTTCGGGCATCACGGCGCGAACCATCCGGTGCAAGACTTGGACAGCAAGCGCGTGATGATCAGCAGCCAAAACCACGGTTTTGCGGTGGATGAAACCACGCTGCCAGCCAACGTCCGTGCGACGCATCGCTCGTTGTTTGACGGCACATTGCAAGGTATCGAACGCACCGACTGCCCCGCGTTAAGTTTCCAAGGACACCCCGAAGCCAGCCCCGGCCCGCACGACGTAGCCCCTGTATTCGACCGTTTCATTGAGATGATGAGAGCCGCACATGCCTAA
- a CDS encoding DUF2384 domain-containing protein → MQTFSSEEMGALTRAVLNHMDEWKISADEMLAILQLGEEVRPRHLQQYRQGDKTFPQTTEMMNRIDHIVGIADALRTTFPFSSQMRVMWLSKPHRRFQRRHPLAVMLDEGDDGLMRVRIEVDCAYGYAINDALHAAAEEKKAAAA, encoded by the coding sequence ATGCAAACCTTTTCAAGCGAAGAAATGGGCGCTTTGACGCGAGCTGTTCTTAATCACATGGATGAATGGAAGATCAGCGCGGATGAGATGCTGGCAATTTTGCAGTTGGGCGAAGAAGTGCGCCCGCGCCATTTGCAGCAATACCGTCAAGGCGATAAAACTTTCCCGCAAACCACCGAAATGATGAACCGCATTGACCACATTGTGGGCATTGCCGATGCGTTGCGCACCACGTTTCCGTTCAGCAGCCAGATGCGGGTGATGTGGTTGAGCAAGCCGCACCGCCGTTTTCAGCGTCGTCACCCTTTAGCGGTGATGTTGGATGAGGGCGATGACGGTTTAATGCGGGTCAGAATTGAAGTGGATTGTGCTTACGGTTACGCGATCAACGATGCGCTTCATGCAGCGGCTGAAGAAAAGAAGGCAGCAGCAGCCTAG
- a CDS encoding adenosylcobinamide-GDP ribazoletransferase, producing the protein MKAVLRSFQVALRVLTLLPAPPISAFSAEEKGRGLIWFPVIGALMGGLLALTAWRLQGIEPMLASVILLTAWLFISELHHLDALARSVNVWLFGGQSAAVADDAEAAQLPMPHFGVMGVMALVMMVKFSALSVLIEYKLWLYIMMAPLAARLLVAALIGFTLSAPGQTLAQDFRVEFPYVALFIWLFLALPIALVAGIPLLGVFVLLLLIRLRLKQTSGGLTWESIGASIVLLEAVGLFVAAVTA; encoded by the coding sequence ATGAAAGCCGTGCTGCGTTCTTTTCAGGTGGCGTTGCGGGTGTTGACATTATTGCCAGCACCGCCAATTTCCGCGTTTTCGGCGGAAGAAAAAGGGCGTGGTTTGATCTGGTTTCCGGTGATTGGTGCGTTAATGGGTGGGTTACTTGCCCTAACCGCATGGCGCTTGCAAGGCATTGAACCGATGTTGGCGTCGGTGATTTTGTTGACGGCTTGGTTGTTTATCAGTGAGTTGCATCATCTGGATGCATTGGCGCGTAGCGTTAATGTGTGGTTGTTTGGTGGGCAAAGCGCTGCTGTAGCGGATGATGCAGAGGCGGCGCAGTTGCCGATGCCGCATTTCGGTGTCATGGGGGTCATGGCGCTGGTGATGATGGTCAAGTTTTCAGCGCTTTCAGTGCTGATTGAATACAAACTGTGGCTGTACATTATGATGGCACCGCTGGCGGCACGTCTGTTAGTGGCGGCATTGATTGGGTTCACGCTAAGTGCGCCGGGGCAAACGCTGGCGCAAGATTTTCGGGTTGAATTTCCCTACGTTGCCTTGTTTATTTGGTTGTTTTTGGCATTACCGATCGCATTGGTGGCAGGAATCCCGTTATTGGGGGTGTTTGTGTTGCTGTTGCTGATTCGTTTACGCCTCAAACAGACGAGTGGCGGGCTAACTTGGGAGTCTATTGGCGCGAGTATTGTGTTATTGGAGGCAGTTGGTTTGTTTGTCGCCGCCGTGACCGCTTGA
- a CDS encoding EF-hand domain-containing protein has product MNKMILSALSVAVLLSAGNAAAATDPDFKRLDTNNDGLISWPEYAAKNPKSGRLDPRRIFDNVDTNRDGYIDPAEFAEMKRRRDNRKP; this is encoded by the coding sequence ATGAACAAAATGATTTTATCAGCGCTAAGCGTTGCCGTATTACTCAGCGCAGGAAACGCGGCTGCCGCAACTGATCCAGATTTCAAACGCTTGGATACTAACAACGATGGGCTAATTTCTTGGCCGGAATACGCCGCCAAAAATCCCAAATCCGGCAGACTCGACCCGCGCCGCATTTTCGACAATGTGGATACTAATCGTGACGGCTATATCGATCCGGCGGAATTTGCCGAGATGAAACGCCGCCGTGATAACCGTAAGCCGTAG
- a CDS encoding segregation and condensation protein A — MSAEQFSTEKRILMAMRKTLGGIIRDLTPSDSAVRYPLSDATVEDVKKCFDLIAARERELAQLAGVSEERPHFIDEVSATKVVSIAGLKKRD, encoded by the coding sequence ATGTCAGCAGAACAGTTCTCCACAGAAAAACGTATCCTGATGGCGATGCGTAAAACCCTCGGCGGCATTATTCGCGATTTAACCCCTTCAGATTCAGCCGTGCGTTACCCCTTATCCGATGCGACGGTTGAAGACGTGAAAAAATGCTTTGATTTGATTGCAGCGCGTGAACGTGAATTGGCGCAATTGGCTGGGGTGAGTGAAGAGCGTCCGCACTTTATTGATGAAGTCAGTGCGACGAAAGTGGTGTCGATTGCTGGCCTGAAAAAGAGGGATTAA
- the greA gene encoding transcription elongation factor GreA, which produces MSTRPPLTLKGSERLKAELQRLKTEDRPQIIQAIATAREHGDLKENAEYHAAREQQSFCEGRIKELESTLSMAQVIDVVAVGAMNPGKVVFGATVELEAVETGETITYQIVGDIEADIKHNRVAVSSPIARAMIGKEEGDVAVVQAPSGKREYEIVAVSYQ; this is translated from the coding sequence ATGAGTACAAGACCACCGCTAACATTGAAGGGTTCGGAGCGTTTGAAGGCTGAATTGCAGCGTTTGAAAACCGAAGATCGCCCGCAAATTATTCAGGCGATTGCGACCGCCCGTGAGCATGGCGATTTGAAAGAAAACGCCGAATACCACGCAGCACGTGAGCAGCAAAGCTTTTGCGAAGGGCGTATTAAAGAACTGGAAAGTACCTTGTCGATGGCGCAAGTGATTGATGTGGTAGCCGTGGGTGCAATGAATCCCGGCAAAGTGGTTTTCGGTGCAACCGTCGAGCTTGAAGCGGTCGAAACCGGCGAAACCATTACTTACCAGATTGTTGGCGACATTGAGGCAGACATTAAGCACAACCGTGTGGCGGTGTCTTCCCCGATTGCGCGGGCGATGATTGGTAAGGAAGAAGGTGACGTGGCGGTCGTGCAAGCGCCGAGTGGCAAGCGTGAGTATGAAATCGTTGCGGTTAGCTATCAATAG
- a CDS encoding ATP-binding protein yields MSDYDRTLNRQLRSLGLNPEAPPDAASWRAFLNRISHTYDDHKQAYYVLERSLEVSSQEMLALNATLQQESQEKIRALQQSKEKSRFLANMSHEIRTPMNGVLGMLDILAKTPLNPQQQEYLHTAYSSSEILLDVINAVLDLSKIESGKLALERIPFNMHKLAADMVLLFSGSATKKHLTLSSQILNDCHAWFYGDPIRLKQVLGNLLGNAVKFTTSGTVALYIEALQEQPEQTTLRLLVADTGPGIHPAQQEALFNAFNQADESTTRLYGGTGLGLTIAQELVHLMGGCIRIKSTPGQGSTFYFDLTLTKHHLVSNPYADHPHATTDPSANSVLKGHILLVEDNLVNIKVAQVMLTKLGMSFDIAMDGHEAVAMLANNRYDLVLMDCQLPSMDGYEATRQFRQMEQTRQTPRTPVVALTANAMQGDRENCLQAGMDDYMTKPISMASLRQKLQQWLTPTLTS; encoded by the coding sequence ATGAGTGATTACGACCGCACGCTTAACCGGCAGTTACGCAGTCTGGGGTTAAACCCAGAAGCTCCCCCTGACGCTGCCAGTTGGCGTGCCTTCCTGAATCGGATCAGTCACACCTACGATGATCACAAACAAGCCTACTATGTGCTGGAACGTTCATTAGAAGTATCTTCGCAGGAAATGCTGGCGCTCAATGCCACGCTCCAACAGGAATCGCAGGAAAAAATTCGCGCTCTGCAACAATCCAAGGAAAAATCGCGCTTCCTCGCCAATATGAGCCATGAAATCCGCACCCCCATGAACGGCGTCTTGGGGATGCTGGATATTCTCGCCAAAACCCCGCTAAACCCACAGCAGCAAGAATACCTGCACACTGCCTACAGCTCCTCCGAAATCTTATTGGATGTCATCAACGCGGTGCTGGATCTTTCCAAAATCGAATCCGGTAAGCTGGCACTGGAACGCATCCCCTTTAACATGCACAAACTCGCCGCCGATATGGTGCTGTTATTCAGTGGCTCTGCGACCAAAAAACACCTAACGCTAAGCAGCCAAATACTCAATGACTGCCACGCATGGTTTTACGGCGACCCCATTCGCCTGAAACAAGTGCTGGGGAATTTATTGGGCAATGCGGTCAAATTCACCACCAGCGGCACGGTAGCGCTATACATCGAAGCCTTGCAAGAACAACCCGAACAAACCACCCTGCGTTTATTGGTGGCGGACACTGGCCCCGGTATTCATCCGGCACAACAGGAAGCGCTCTTCAATGCCTTCAATCAAGCGGATGAATCCACCACCCGCCTCTACGGTGGCACGGGATTAGGGCTAACCATCGCGCAAGAATTAGTACACCTCATGGGAGGTTGTATTCGGATAAAATCCACACCAGGGCAAGGCAGCACTTTCTACTTTGATCTCACCCTCACTAAACATCACCTCGTCAGCAACCCCTACGCTGATCATCCACACGCCACAACTGACCCTTCTGCCAATAGCGTATTGAAAGGACATATTCTGCTGGTTGAAGATAATCTGGTGAATATCAAAGTGGCACAAGTCATGCTTACCAAACTGGGCATGAGTTTCGACATTGCGATGGATGGGCATGAAGCGGTCGCCATGCTGGCTAACAATCGCTACGACTTGGTACTAATGGATTGCCAATTACCCAGCATGGATGGCTACGAAGCCACGCGCCAATTCCGCCAAATGGAACAAACACGGCAAACACCGCGCACTCCCGTGGTTGCACTCACTGCCAACGCCATGCAGGGCGACCGCGAAAACTGCTTGCAAGCGGGCATGGATGATTACATGACCAAACCCATTTCCATGGCAAGCTTGCGGCAAAAACTGCAACAATGGCTGACACCAACCCTCACGTCTTAA
- the grxD gene encoding Grx4 family monothiol glutaredoxin, whose product MSALDRIDQAVKSNPVVIFMKGTPKMPQCGFSSRASQALMACGEEFAYVNVLSDPEIFQDLPQYANWPTFPQVYINGELIGGCDITLEMYQNGELQKMVKEAMQGNSGEAA is encoded by the coding sequence ATGAGCGCATTAGACCGTATCGACCAAGCCGTTAAAAGCAACCCCGTCGTCATTTTCATGAAAGGCACACCGAAAATGCCACAATGTGGGTTTTCCAGCCGCGCATCCCAAGCATTAATGGCGTGCGGCGAAGAGTTTGCTTACGTGAACGTATTGAGTGACCCGGAAATTTTCCAAGATTTACCACAATACGCGAACTGGCCAACGTTCCCGCAAGTGTATATCAACGGCGAATTGATCGGCGGCTGCGATATTACGCTGGAAATGTACCAAAACGGTGAATTACAGAAAATGGTTAAAGAAGCCATGCAGGGTAATTCAGGCGAAGCGGCTTAA